From the Priestia aryabhattai genome, one window contains:
- a CDS encoding MBL fold metallo-hydrolase gives MNIKQIRNATIVVEYAGKKFLIDPMLAEKGTYPPFTDSVKQDQNNPVVSLPIPVDDIISRIDAVILTHLHLDHFDEAAQRLLPKDTKMFVQNEEEAKEVQNVGFQNVEVLSKDTVFEGIQLVKTRGEHGRGEELLKLMGEVCGVVFKHPSEKTLYVAGDTVWYEGVQEELDTHEPDIIVVNGGDNQFIEYGSLIMGKEDIYEVHKAAPNAKIISVHMEAVNHWTLSREELKNFSKGKGFSNSILIPEDGESYTF, from the coding sequence ATGAATATTAAACAAATCCGAAATGCCACAATCGTAGTCGAATATGCTGGCAAAAAGTTTTTAATAGATCCTATGTTAGCAGAGAAAGGTACGTACCCCCCTTTCACTGATTCGGTTAAGCAAGATCAAAACAATCCTGTAGTGAGTTTACCAATCCCAGTTGATGATATTATTAGTAGAATTGATGCAGTTATTCTCACTCATCTTCATTTAGACCATTTTGACGAGGCAGCACAAAGACTATTGCCAAAAGATACTAAAATGTTCGTTCAAAATGAAGAAGAGGCAAAGGAAGTCCAAAATGTCGGTTTCCAAAATGTAGAGGTACTATCAAAGGACACTGTCTTTGAAGGCATACAATTAGTTAAAACAAGAGGCGAGCATGGAAGAGGAGAAGAACTATTAAAGCTTATGGGGGAAGTATGTGGTGTCGTCTTTAAACATCCAAGTGAAAAAACATTGTACGTAGCTGGTGATACAGTCTGGTATGAAGGTGTACAGGAAGAATTAGATACTCATGAACCAGATATTATTGTCGTCAATGGCGGAGATAATCAATTTATAGAATATGGTTCTCTCATTATGGGAAAAGAAGACATCTATGAAGTACACAAGGCGGCTCCTAATGCTAAGATTATTTCTGTTCATATGGAAGCTGTTAACCATTGGACACTATCCAGAGAAGAACTAAAAAACTTTAGTAAAGGAAAAGGATTCTCAAATAGTATTTTAATACCTGAAGATGGAGAATCCTACACATTTTAA
- a CDS encoding helix-turn-helix domain-containing protein, with the protein MTIIINIDVMLAKRKMSVTELSERVGITMANLSILKNGKAKAVRFSTLEAICKTLDCQPGDILEYKSD; encoded by the coding sequence ATGACAATTATTATTAATATTGATGTGATGTTAGCAAAACGAAAAATGAGCGTAACGGAGCTTTCGGAGAGGGTTGGAATTACTATGGCGAATCTTTCTATTCTGAAAAATGGGAAAGCAAAAGCAGTTCGTTTTTCAACATTAGAAGCGATATGTAAGACTTTAGATTGTCAGCCAGGTGATATTTTGGAGTACAAAAGCGACTAG
- a CDS encoding MFS transporter: MTMTAKDTNVSTQQPIWLQEYIDSPERQAKLYNKTLRILMFSQIFGGAGLGAGVTVGALLAQDMLGTENAAGIPTALFTLGSAGAALLIGRSSQRFGRRAGLAGGFLAGGIGAIGVIIAALTNNIALLFLSLLIYGAGTASNLQARYAGTDLATDKQRATAASMAMVSTTLGAVVAPNLVNTMGEFADSIGVPTLAGPFILSGAAFIIAGLLILFFLRPDPLVVSTAIASAQKNVNTTETETNLKSANINKKGVVVGAVIMILTQFVMAAIMTMTPIHMGHHGHGLQEVGVVIGFHIAAMYLPSPLTGILVDKLGRTTMAVASGATLLASGLVAAFAPVGSMPLLILALVLLGLGWNFGLISGTALIIDSTHPSVRAKTQGSVDVLFALSGAAGGGVSGMVVAHSSYAVLSLSGAILSLVLIPVVVWSRKSQS; encoded by the coding sequence ATGACAATGACAGCAAAAGATACAAATGTATCAACACAGCAGCCTATATGGTTGCAAGAATATATTGATTCACCAGAAAGACAAGCAAAACTTTATAATAAAACATTAAGAATTTTGATGTTTTCACAAATCTTTGGGGGAGCAGGACTTGGAGCCGGTGTAACAGTAGGGGCACTTCTTGCACAAGACATGCTAGGGACGGAAAATGCAGCAGGGATTCCAACGGCTCTATTTACTTTAGGTTCTGCAGGAGCTGCCCTACTTATAGGCCGATCTTCACAACGTTTTGGACGTAGAGCAGGACTTGCAGGAGGGTTCCTTGCAGGAGGGATAGGCGCTATCGGTGTTATCATTGCAGCTTTAACCAACAACATTGCACTTTTATTCCTTTCCCTTCTTATTTATGGAGCTGGTACGGCGTCTAATCTACAAGCGCGATATGCAGGGACGGATCTTGCAACAGATAAACAAAGGGCAACTGCCGCAAGTATGGCCATGGTTTCCACTACCTTGGGTGCTGTAGTTGCTCCTAACTTGGTCAATACAATGGGAGAATTTGCGGATTCAATCGGTGTTCCAACTTTGGCTGGCCCTTTCATCTTGTCAGGAGCTGCTTTCATAATTGCCGGATTATTGATCTTATTTTTTCTTCGTCCAGATCCTTTGGTTGTGTCTACAGCTATTGCGAGTGCTCAGAAAAATGTGAATACTACAGAGACAGAGACAAATTTAAAGAGTGCTAATATCAACAAAAAAGGTGTTGTGGTAGGAGCTGTAATTATGATTTTGACTCAATTTGTCATGGCAGCCATTATGACCATGACACCCATTCATATGGGACATCATGGTCATGGCTTGCAAGAGGTAGGGGTAGTTATAGGTTTCCATATAGCAGCTATGTACCTTCCTTCACCATTGACAGGTATACTGGTAGATAAGCTTGGCCGTACTACTATGGCCGTTGCTTCTGGTGCTACGCTCTTAGCTTCTGGATTGGTAGCAGCCTTTGCACCGGTAGGCTCAATGCCACTACTTATCCTGGCGTTAGTACTACTAGGTTTGGGCTGGAACTTTGGTTTAATAAGTGGAACGGCTCTCATTATAGATTCAACACATCCATCTGTACGTGCAAAAACACAAGGATCAGTCGATGTCTTATTTGCACTGTCAGGAGCAGCTGGTGGGGGGGTATCAGGAATGGTAGTCGCTCATTCTAGTTATGCAGTATTATCACTTTCTGGAGCCATTCTTTCACTAGTGCTTATTCCTGTAGTTGTTTGGTCTCGTAAGAGTCAAAGCTAA
- a CDS encoding DUF2975 domain-containing protein: MREVTTLFLKIAVFIIGLPVLALCIFLVPHMANFAAKLYPNIAPMKYLVFIVMYGAAVPFYFALYQAFNLLRYIDENTAFSELSVKSLKNIKYCAITISGLYVLGLPLFHFIAKKVDPPIGLMGLIIIFTSLVIAVFAAILQRLLQEAINIKLENDLTV; encoded by the coding sequence TTGAGAGAAGTCACAACATTGTTTTTAAAAATAGCTGTTTTTATTATAGGACTACCAGTTCTTGCTTTATGTATATTTTTAGTACCCCATATGGCGAATTTCGCAGCAAAATTGTATCCAAATATTGCCCCAATGAAATATCTCGTTTTCATCGTGATGTATGGGGCGGCTGTGCCTTTTTACTTTGCTCTCTATCAGGCTTTCAATCTTTTACGGTACATTGACGAGAACACAGCGTTCTCGGAATTATCTGTAAAGTCATTAAAGAACATAAAGTACTGTGCGATTACAATCAGTGGTTTGTATGTATTAGGTTTGCCACTCTTTCATTTTATAGCGAAGAAAGTTGACCCTCCTATTGGATTAATGGGACTCATCATCATTTTTACTTCGTTGGTTATCGCCGTTTTTGCTGCTATCCTCCAACGGCTTCTACAAGAAGCGATTAACATAAAATTAGAAAATGATTTGACGGTCTGA
- a CDS encoding DUF2975 domain-containing protein, producing the protein MNVKLGSTTFLKVIIFLIGIAVLALCIYWLPEIAVRDARVHTDMAYFLIPFLVCAYGICITFSVVLYQVFKLLTYIERNNAFSELSLKSLKVIKKCIFAVIFFIMLGIVSLMVLAKVTGDDAAGPISLSLMGILMTSTVATFVSVLQKPIKNFLEKNEIKM; encoded by the coding sequence ATGAACGTTAAACTAGGTTCAACCACTTTCTTAAAGGTAATTATTTTTCTAATTGGAATTGCAGTGCTTGCTTTGTGTATCTATTGGTTGCCTGAGATAGCCGTTAGAGATGCAAGAGTACATACAGATATGGCTTACTTCCTAATCCCCTTTTTAGTATGTGCATACGGAATCTGTATTACGTTTTCTGTTGTGTTGTATCAAGTATTTAAACTATTAACCTATATTGAAAGGAACAATGCTTTCTCTGAGTTATCCCTTAAATCTTTGAAGGTTATAAAGAAATGTATTTTTGCAGTCATTTTCTTCATTATGTTAGGGATAGTAAGCTTAATGGTGCTTGCTAAAGTTACAGGTGACGATGCAGCAGGTCCAATATCACTAAGTCTAATGGGTATTTTAATGACAAGTACTGTTGCAACTTTTGTAAGTGTTCTTCAAAAACCAATTAAAAATTTCCTAGAGAAAAATGAAATAAAAATGTGA